The following is a genomic window from Oxyura jamaicensis isolate SHBP4307 breed ruddy duck unplaced genomic scaffold, BPBGC_Ojam_1.0 oxyUn_random_OJ69307, whole genome shotgun sequence.
CCCGGGAAGAAGTCGAGCAGGGGCCGCTCCACGACCCCCACGAAGCGGTCCCGGTAGCCCACGGTGGCCAAGGCCGGGTCCAGCTCCGGGTCCCACCGGAGCCGGTTGAGGACGGCGCCGGCCGAGCGGAGGGGAGGCTTCTTCCCCGCTTCCTGCTCCGGTTCCGGCTCGGGTTTCGGTTCGGGTGCCGGTACCGGGGCCTGGCCCGGGTGGGGGTGGCGGCAGCGGGGACCGAAGCGGCAGCGGCCCTCCAGGAACCAGCGGCACGGGGGGGGCGCGGCCACCGGCTCCGGGCCCGGTCCT
Proteins encoded in this region:
- the LOC118159280 gene encoding leukocyte receptor cluster member 9-like, whose product is MEPGPGLEPEPGPEPGLGLGPEPGPGPGLEPEPGSKPGPGPELEPEPGPGPEPVAAPPPCRWFLEGRCRFGPRCRHPHPGQAPVPAPEPKPEPEPEQEAGKKPPLRSAGAVLNRLRWDPELDPALATVGYRDRFVGVVERPLLDFFPGPLADAGPGDLAVPEHRILHVSYRGRRVWDRQRRLD